The genomic interval AGGTAACGTCGTGTTCATCGGCCAGACTAGCTGTCAATTGCAGGGTGTTATCGAGGATATCGCGCAGCGAAATACTCTCCATGGAAACCGTGAGTCTACCTGCCTCTATACGGGAGAAATCGAGAATATCGGTGATCAGGCAGAGCAGGTGGCTACCTGACGAGATGATATGCTCCACGTTCTCCTGTTGCGTCTGAGAGAGACTTGGTGCGCGATCACTCTCAAGAAGCTGGGCAAAACCGAGAATACTATTGAGCGGTGTGCGCAGTTCATGACTCATGTTGGAGAGAAACTCCGACTTCACCAAACTGGCGTGATCTGCGGTCTCCTTGGCGGCTTTGAGGTCGGATGTTCTTGCAGCCACTTTGGATTCCAACTCATTTTTTGTTTTACGCAGGGTCTCGTGAACCAACTGCCTGGCATGGTCCTTCTCGCTGCGCAGCAGATTGATGCGATCGGCAAGCGCAAAGGAGAGGAAGGCTACATCCAACAGGGCGCCGATAAATGTCGCGTTGTAGAGGAAAAAGTTGTAGTTCAAAACACCTAGTAGAGTAAGTGCAGTGATGACGACGCCGATAACCGAGAGACTCCAGGCGGCTAGATAATATCTAGCGGTGCGATTACCCTTTCGCCACGCCTGCAGGCCGGTGGCAAGGAGAATAACGGCATTTAACTGGACCATTCCGAGTGAAATATTGGCTAGAGGAATTACATCATCAACGACGGAAGTCAGGAGTATAATCAGGCTGTGTACAGCGATGAGAAAAAGAAACAGCACATTAAAGCGGGGAAGTTTGCTACTGGTGTCAAAAAAGTTTTTGGCGAAAAGAATGCCGCCGAGCTGAAAAAAGCTGAGTCCCGCCGTCTGTACTCTTTCGATAAAGCCCGGATCATCAGGCCATAGGTACATAAAGGTCAGCCCTTTGGAGGTGGCGAAGACCATTGTTACAGAGAGTATGAAGATAATGTAGTAGAAGTAGTTGCTGTCCTTCAGAGTGAGAAACAGAAACAGATTGTAGACGAACATAATTGCCAGAATGCCGAAGAAGGCGCCAAAGTAGTAGGCGATCGAGCGGTCATGATGGCCGTAAGCCTCACGCTCCCATAGAACCAATGGCGTGACGACAGCGGCCCTGCTCTCAATGCGCAGATAGATCGAGAGACTCTGGCCCGCTTCTACGGTAATGGGAAAGAGGAAGTCATGGTGTTTTATCGGGCGCTGATTGAAAGGCAAGCGGTCACCGACATGGACCACCGAAAACTCCTGACCCGATTCGCTGCTGGAGGTGTAGAGTTTTATGGAGTCGATCCATGAGGTGGTCTGTTCAAGGATCAGCTCTTGTGGCTCATTACTCGGATTGACGATAACCGTGCGATACCAGTAGGCGGAGGTGGTAAAGCCCCAGTTGGCAAACTGTTTGCGAAATGGGTGGAAGTTGCCAGAATGTTCAGCCGAGATGACGGCGTTGATGCTGAGTGTGGTGTTTTTATCCTCCAGTACATCCATATGCATGCCGACGATATGGTCGGTGCGGCCATCAAGTATTATCTGAGAGATCCCGTCATCATTGAATTCAGCAGTATGACCTGCCCTGGCGGCGCTATGAGCGAACAACACAAGGGCGAGGGCGGCAAAGAGTAAGAGGTGCTCTATTATATTTTTCTGTTTCATATCTGCTGATAGCCGGATACTTTGTCACATCTTTGTAAGAGAGTATTTTCTAATCAGATTGGGAGCAAGGAACATTTTAACTGGACTGTAGTTCATGCCGAATTTCATCCGCTTGAGTATCGATGGCACGGAGTAGAAAGCTTTAGCCGCCTCCAGTACCTTCTCTTCCAGTTGCCGGGGTGTGAAATATTTTGGCTGGTATACCGCATTATCTGAATCATAGAGGCGCCAATCTTCCGATAATAGCCGCTGCTGTGCTTTCATCTGACGGTAGATTTCCGTTCCGGGGTAAGGTGTCAGGATAGAAAAGGCGGTCATCTCCATTCGTGTATCGATGCAGAAATCGAGAGTTTCATCGATAGTCTCGGGGGTATCTTCGTCAAATCCGAAGATAAAGGAGCCTATAACACCGATACCATGGGCGTGGACTCTTTCGATTACATCCTGGTAGAAAACCTTATCGACCTTCTGCTTTCCCATAGTGGCACGGTTTTCCGGGTTGATGCTCTCGAAGCCTACAAACAGACCGATACAGTTACTGTCACGAAACTTTTTAAGAATCTTCTCATTTCTCAATATCGGTAGTCGCACCTGGGCCATCCACTGTTTACCTGTTTCGGCAATGGTTTCAAGTACTTCGTCATAGAATGATTGACTGCTGCTGGTGGCGCCGTAAAAGTTGTCATCTACAAAAGAGATGATCGGAGTTTTTACCTTACGGATATCTTCCACGGTGGGTGCGGCATCCCGCTGGAGATAAAAGCTGCCGAATATATGTTGCATTGAGCAGAAGTCACAGCTCAGTTCACACCCTCGGGAGGCGAGAATTGATGTTTGCCATGAACTGCTGGCGGTGGCGTTGACACTGTCCGGTATCACGCTGGGTTGTGTGTTGTGGTAGAAATCCTTTAGGTTTCCCTGTTCCATATCAGCGATGATGGTTGGGAAGGTCGATTCAGCATTGCCGATAGCAACAGTGTCGCAGTGTGCTTTTGCCTCATCGGGAACTGCGCTGACATGAGGGCCGCCCATTACCACTTTACAACCACGTTTACGGAACTCTGCGGCAATTTCATAGGCACGGTGAGCGTTGACCGAGAGGGTAGTGATACCCACCAGGTCGGCTGGTGTGTCGAAGTCGATGGCGCCGAAGGCTTCATCGATAATTTCCACCTGATGCCTATCGGGAATAAATGAAGCGAGGTAGGGGAGGGTGACGGCCGGGAGCGGGTAGCTGCGATGAAGATGGCGATTGATGCTGAAGTAACGAAACGGATTTATCAGTAGAATTTTCACGGGTCATTCCTTTGTATTGCTATTTCCCTATTTCCCGGTCGAGTTACACTTTTCCCGGTACTGTTTGTTGTCGTGCAAAAGCAGATCCAATCCTCTCCTGTACCATCACGATAGGGAGCGCCACCAAGCCTGGATATGGTAAAGTATTTAACATCCAATCTGGAAAAGCCATCTTTAAATCCCAGTCATGGCACTTTTGGCCTACTTGCTTGTTACCCGCGGTAGTTTACTCTCATGCTGTCCATCCTAAATGCGCTGATTCCGGTTATCCTGATTATTCTACTGGGTATACTGCTTAAGCGCGGCTCACTCTTCAGTGAAGCTCAGTGGCAAGGGGTGGAGAATCTCTGCTACTTCGTCCTCTTTCCCTCACTGCTGGTAAAGACACTGGCCACCGCCGAAGTGGGCGGGGCCGATATTCTGCTCTTTTCCGGTATGATCCTGTTCGCCATCTTTGCCATGTCGGGGCTGCTGATCATTGCTTTTCCCCTGCTTAACCGGCGCTTTGGGGTAGATGCGGGAGCCTTTACCAGTCTATTTCAGGGTGCAACCCGCTGGCACGGTTTTATCGCTCTCTCTATTGCCGGTTTTCTTCTGGGGGATGAGGCTATCGCCTATATGGCGATAACCATGGCGGTGATCATTCCACCGCTTAACGTGATAAATATCACTGTGCTGGCGCTGTATTGCGGGAAAAGCGCCAATTTTGGCGACGTCGGGCGGAAAATCATTACCAATCCTTTTATTATCGCATGCCTGATCGGCGCTTTTCTCAACCTGACCGGTATTGGCCTTTCGTCTACGCTTTATGCCACTCTGGATCTACTTGGAGGCGGCGCGCTGGGTTTGGGATTACTGGCGGTGGGCGCCGGGCTGCAGTTCAGGAAGGTGCTGGATCACCGCTTTCTCGTCATCTTTGGCACACTTATTCGGCTGCTGGGTATGCCGTTACTTATGTTTGCCGGTGCCTGGATCTTTGGTGTTGACGGTATGCCGCGAACGGTGGCGGTGCTGGCCGGTGCTGTACCGACGGCCGGCTCATCCTATGTTCTCGCCAGGCAAATGGGAGGGGATGCATCCCTGATGGCCAATTTGATCACCGTTCAGGTAGTGGTGTCGGTCATCACCTTACCCATTATGATCTGGTGGGCCGGAGGATGATTTAGGGGAGCGTGATGTCCAACAGAGCATATAGCCTGATGGTTTTGTACCGGGTGGCTTTAAGAAGCCCCAGTCAGCTTGGGTATTGTTGGATCAGTTATTGACTTCGTCACTCTCTGCTTTGCAATCTTCGCAACGTGGGTGGTTACGATTGCTTAGCAAAAATGCGGAGACGACAACGGTTAAGATGATGGCTGAAATGGTAAGTGTGTCAAAGATCATGACAGTACCTCGCTTTTACTACATTAGTGAATGATTAAATTCTAATATATATGTCGGTCGAATAGCTAAATATTTGAGAAGAATGTTTCTATGTCGCATAAATATAATTTATAACCGTGCTGATATTTCGAGGGATAGATAGATGAAACTGAAT from Candidatus Sedimenticola sp. (ex Thyasira tokunagai) carries:
- a CDS encoding 7TM diverse intracellular signaling domain-containing protein; protein product: MKQKNIIEHLLLFAALALVLFAHSAARAGHTAEFNDDGISQIILDGRTDHIVGMHMDVLEDKNTTLSINAVISAEHSGNFHPFRKQFANWGFTTSAYWYRTVIVNPSNEPQELILEQTTSWIDSIKLYTSSSESGQEFSVVHVGDRLPFNQRPIKHHDFLFPITVEAGQSLSIYLRIESRAAVVTPLVLWEREAYGHHDRSIAYYFGAFFGILAIMFVYNLFLFLTLKDSNYFYYIIFILSVTMVFATSKGLTFMYLWPDDPGFIERVQTAGLSFFQLGGILFAKNFFDTSSKLPRFNVLFLFLIAVHSLIILLTSVVDDVIPLANISLGMVQLNAVILLATGLQAWRKGNRTARYYLAAWSLSVIGVVITALTLLGVLNYNFFLYNATFIGALLDVAFLSFALADRINLLRSEKDHARQLVHETLRKTKNELESKVAARTSDLKAAKETADHASLVKSEFLSNMSHELRTPLNSILGFAQLLESDRAPSLSQTQQENVEHIISSGSHLLCLITDILDFSRIEAGRLTVSMESISLRDILDNTLQLTASLADEHDVTLRDKTPANDFCFVNADATRLTQVILNILTNAIKYNKSGGEIFLDAVISNGEVEINIRDTGQGISGDKINKVFQPFERIDSDKKGIEGTGIGLAITKHLITLMNGSIGVSSSLGKGSTFTLKLALCDTLPAYTDKSPFSEASEEPVFPTEQHSILYVEDNTLNQKLMRHIFSRHENINLIIADCGLEGVEIAKKSKPSMIIMDIRLPDINGFQALKLLRSMKETGSIPVIAVSANATAEDLEKGLNAGFIDYIEKPVDIPKLMSAVAHWLQR
- a CDS encoding radical SAM protein, which gives rise to MKILLINPFRYFSINRHLHRSYPLPAVTLPYLASFIPDRHQVEIIDEAFGAIDFDTPADLVGITTLSVNAHRAYEIAAEFRKRGCKVVMGGPHVSAVPDEAKAHCDTVAIGNAESTFPTIIADMEQGNLKDFYHNTQPSVIPDSVNATASSSWQTSILASRGCELSCDFCSMQHIFGSFYLQRDAAPTVEDIRKVKTPIISFVDDNFYGATSSSQSFYDEVLETIAETGKQWMAQVRLPILRNEKILKKFRDSNCIGLFVGFESINPENRATMGKQKVDKVFYQDVIERVHAHGIGVIGSFIFGFDEDTPETIDETLDFCIDTRMEMTAFSILTPYPGTEIYRQMKAQQRLLSEDWRLYDSDNAVYQPKYFTPRQLEEKVLEAAKAFYSVPSILKRMKFGMNYSPVKMFLAPNLIRKYSLTKM
- a CDS encoding AEC family transporter gives rise to the protein MLSILNALIPVILIILLGILLKRGSLFSEAQWQGVENLCYFVLFPSLLVKTLATAEVGGADILLFSGMILFAIFAMSGLLIIAFPLLNRRFGVDAGAFTSLFQGATRWHGFIALSIAGFLLGDEAIAYMAITMAVIIPPLNVINITVLALYCGKSANFGDVGRKIITNPFIIACLIGAFLNLTGIGLSSTLYATLDLLGGGALGLGLLAVGAGLQFRKVLDHRFLVIFGTLIRLLGMPLLMFAGAWIFGVDGMPRTVAVLAGAVPTAGSSYVLARQMGGDASLMANLITVQVVVSVITLPIMIWWAGG